GGGGGATTCATAGCGTAGCTGGTCGTCAGCGAAACTCCGATCTTCTTTTCCACTTCGAGCAGATCCCAAATCCCCTGCTTCTCCGTGTGGTCGGGAGCGGAAGGATACCCGGCAGCAGGACGGATGCTGCGGTAGCGTTCCTTAATCATCCAATCGACATGAGGATTCACCGCACCGCGATCCGCCGACAACCGTTCCCCGAAGCGAAAGCCTTCCTCGCGCCCAAATCCCCAATTATCCCGCACCTTTTTATGGCAGAACTCCGAAAGACCTTCGGCAAAACGATCAGCCAGCGCTTGAATCAAGATCGCCGTGTAGTCGTCTCCACTCTGTTTGAACGAAGCGGCGTAATCCTCGATCTCCTGGCCCGCCGTGCAGGCAAATGCCCCGACGTAGTCGATCTTGCCCGAAGTCTTCGGGGCAACGAAATCGGCCAGCGAGAGATACGGCTCATCGGCCGAGCTTTTTTCCTTCTGCTGACGCAGGAAACGAAAGGTATCCAGAACCGTCTTCCGCGAAGCGTCGCCATAGATCTCCACATCGTCTCCAATCGAATTCGCCGGCCACAATCCGAGGATTCCCCGGAGATGGACCCGCTTTCCGCTTACCAGATCATCGAGGATCCGGCGGGCATCGTCATAGAGCTTCGTGGCTTCCTCGCCACGCTGATGGTGAGTCAAGATCTTGGGAAAACTCCCGCGCATCTGCCAGGCATGGAAAAAGGGAGACCAGTCAAAATATTCAATCACCTCTTCCGGCGAAATCGACTCGAGCAACTCCGTCCCCACCGTTTCGGGGACCAGCGGTTCATACGAATCCCAATCAGGCGAGAACGCCCGCTCCCGCGCTTCCACCAGAGGCACATATTTTGCCGAAGTCGCCGCCCCGGCCGCATGACGCTCGCGCGCCTTTTGGTGGGAGTCTTCCAGATCGATCAGGTACTGCTCCCTCGTCTTCTCGTTGGTCAAATGATTGCAGACCTCGGTGACGAGCGAGGCATCGCTCACATGAATCACAGGCCCGCTGTAGTGCGGTGCGATCTTAATGGCGGTATGGGCTTTCGAGGTCGTCGCACCCCCGACCAAAATCGGCACGTTCATTCCCCGTTTCTCCATCTCCTTCGCGTTGGTGATCATCTCATCGAGCGAGGGCGTGATCAGACCGGACATCCCGATGAAGTCCGCGTTGTGCTCTCTCGCCGCATCGAGAATTTTGTCGAGCTCACACATCACTCCAAGGTCGACCACCTTGTAGCCGTTGCACCCGAGGACCACTCCGACGATGTTTTTCCCGATGTCGTGCACATCGCCCCGAACGGTCGCGATGACAAAGGTTCCCGCCGAGCTGGAATCCTTTTTCTCCTCCTCCATGTAAGGGAGAAGATAGGCCACGGCCTTTTTCATGACCCGCGCACTCTTGACCACTTGAGGGAGAAACATCTTCCCCTCGCCGAAGAGCTTCCCAACGACCTTCATGCCGTCCATGAGCGGGCCCTCGATCACGTCGAGCGGACGGTCCAGCTTCTGCCGAGCCTCCTCGGTATCCTCCTCAATATGGCTCGCGATTCCGCGAACCAAGGCGTGCTCGATGCGTTTGCCCAAGTCTTGGGAACGCCAATCGCCTACCCCTTCAGCTTTTTTTTTTACCGAATCTCCGGCAGGCACGGCTCCTTCGCCCCCTAGGAGGAATTTCTCGAGAATCTCCGGGTTCTTTTCACGGGAAGCTCGTTCGAAGAGCTCTTGCAACACCTTCATCCCGCGAACCATGGCCGCACTCACCCGCTCTTCGGGACTCCCGCCAGCGCGGCCTTCCTTGATCGCCTCCGCATGCTCGATGAGCCGCTCGGTCGATTCAGGATTGCGGTTGAGGATGACATCGTCGACCAAGGTCTTCAGCGGCTCCTCGATCTTGTCGTAATCCATCAAGAGACCGGGATTCACGATCGCCATGTCGAGGCCAGCCTTTTGCGCGTGATGGAGGAATGATGCGTGCATCGCCTCCCGCACAGGATTGTTGCCACGGAAGGAGAACGAAACGTTCGAGAGACCTCCACTGGTCAAGCAACCCGGGCAGCGCTTCTTCACTTCACGGACGGCCTCGATGAAGTTCACGGCATACGGGTTATGCTCCTCCATCCCGGTCGCGACCGTGAGGATATTGAGGTCAAAAATGACGTCCTGAGGCTCGAATCCAACTTCCTCTGTGAGGATCCGGAATGAGCGCTCGGCGATTTCCACTTTGCCCTCCACCGAGACGGCCTGACCGTTCTCATCGAAAGCCATCACCACTGCGGCCGCACCGTAGCGAAGGATCTTCTGGGCCTGTTTGCGGAAAGCGTCTTCGCCCTCTTTCAGGCTAATCGAGTTCACGATTGGCTTGCCCTGCACACACTGCAGCCCCGCCTCGATCACCGACCACTTGGAACTGTCGATCATGAACGGCACCCGGGAGATATCCGGCTCGGAACCCAGCAGGTTGAGGAACTTGCGCATGCACTCCTCCCCTTCGAGCATGCCCTCGTCAAAGTTCACGTCCAATACGTGAGCGCCCTTCTCAATCTGAGAACTGGCAACCGTCAGCGCGCCCTCAAAATCTCCGGCTTTGATCAACTTCTTGAAGCGCGGAGAACCGGTCACATTTGCCCGTTCCCCCACCATCAGGAATCCTTCACCGGACCCGTCAAAATTCATCGGCTCCAATCCGCTCAATCGCAGACAACGCGTAATCTCTGGAACCACCCGTGGCGGAAACTCGGAAACTTCTTCCACCACCGCAGCGATGTGATCCGGAGTCGTTCCGCAGCATCCCCCGACGAGATTGACCAGCCCCTCGGTGGCAAAGCCCGCCAGCGCACTTCCCGTATGCTCCGGCGTTTCGTCATATCCGGTATCACTCAGAGGATTCGGCAAGCCCGCATTAGGATAAACGTGAACATAGGTATCCGCGACCCGCGAAAGTTCCTGCAGAAATGGCTTCATCAAATCCGCGCCGAGAGCACAGTTGAGACCCACGCAGAATGGCTTTGCATGCCGAACCGAATTCCAGAACGCCTCCACCGTCTGGCCGGACAAGGTCCGCCCGGACTGGTCCGTAATCGTCACCGACAGGATCACGGGGATCCGCTCGTTTCGCTCCTCGAAGAGATCTTCAATCGCGTGGATCGAAGCTTTGAGATTCAGAGTATCGAAAGTCGTCTCCGGCAGGAGTAGATCCGCCCCCGCCTCGACGAGGCTCTTTGCCTGCTCATAGTAAGCCGTCCGCAGTTGCTCGTAGGTGACGGCCCGGTATTCCGGACGGTTCACATCTGGAGAGAGCGAGGCCGTCCGGTTCGTCGGCCCCATCGCTCCCGCAACGAAAAGCTGACGCCCCTCGCGAGCCGAAATCTCATCAGCCACCTTGCGGGCCAACCGCACCGAGTCCCGGTTGATCCGATCCACCCAACTCTCGAGACCGTAATCCGCCTGGGCGATAGTCGTTCCACTGAAAGTGTTCGTCTCGACGATGTCCGAACCCGCTTCAAAAAATTTCCGGTGGATGTCTTCGATGATCTCCGGACGCGTAATGCTGAGCAGATCGTTGTTCCCCTTCAAATCTCCCGGGACATCCTTCAGATCCTCATTGCGAAAGTCTTCCTCCGTCAGATTGTGACGCTGAATCATGGTGCCCATCGCTCCGTCCAAAAAGGCGATGCGCTTCTGAAAAATTTCCCGCAACTGCCCAAAGGACGCGGATTCGGGAATCTGTTTCTGCTTCGACATGAGACAAAAAGTAGGCATTTCCCAAGAGGGATCAACTATTAATCCATCAACGAATCAGGATTTATTGATATGTTGCATGACGCCCTCTTTCGGAAAAGATGCCATGCAACCACAGGTACGGTGAATATTCTCATGAGTCTTGCGGATTCTCTCACTGAAACCTCCTTCACGGCTAACCTCCCCAAACGCCTCCCCCGGACCGCGGAATTCATTCCGCCCCGCATGCCTCACGGCTCCCCTCCCTTCTCCTTCTCGTTGCCTTCACGCAAAAATCGATTACCATTTTGAATCGTGATCACGAAACGACTCGTCTTCCTCACCCTAATCCTCGGGATCAGCGGGCTGACCGCAGCGCCGCGTAAGGTCGTTTCCATCACCAACACCGAAGGAGTTACGATTGAGGCCGAAATCATTTCGGTTGTCCGATCGAAGAATGACGTCTCCTGGCTCTGCTTTCGAAAACCTAAAGGCAAAGACTTCTACCTCTATCCCTTTGCCTCCCTGACCCGTTCCTCCCTCGACCTCCTCTCCACGACCTTTCAGGGAAATGAACTCGTCGTCGTTGACGGATTGACGGGGCCCCAGCTCGACATGCTCGACGAATATCTCGCAGCGAGCCCCCGGGAACGACTCGTCCTCGAAGTGCAGGATGCCCGAAAGCGGGAACGCCTCCTCTCTCGAGAGTGGAAAAGACTGCAAAACCAAACTTGGCAAATCCAACAACAGCTCGCAGGAATTCAAGATCCCCAGCATAGAGTGCGCGTCGCCGCTCTCTTCCAGCAATCCCTGCGCGCCCGCGACCGCACCGGCAAACGCCTCGTCCTCCTCCAAGCCGAAATCCGCCGCATGGAAGAACGCATCGATCTGCTCAAGAGCATGGGAGTCCCCATCGAAGACGACCCATTCGCGGATTCAAACTGAGCAGCCCCCCCTTCCAACCAACTCGTTTCAGCTGAAGTCAATTTAAATTAACCTGGTTAATTAATTGACACGAATATTCTCCTCAAGAGTTTGGTTTGCCTTGCCACCTGGACTCCCCTTTTGCTTTGGCTGTCTCACCACATTCCGGCTCACGGAATTTTCTCTTCATGAAAGTTACAGTATTCTCCACCAAGCGCTACGACCGTCGCTCGCTCACCGAGGCCAACCACGACAAACACGAGTTCACTTTTATTCAGGATCGGCTTCGCCCCGAAACGGTTGCACTGGCGACCGAGGCGGATGCGGTTTGCCCTTTCGTCCATGACATCGTTGATGAGGAAGTCATCCGAACTCTCGCCGAGAACGACTGCCGATTGATCGCGCTCCGCTGCGCCGGCTTCAACAACGTCGACTTGGAGGCTGCCCGCAAATACGGGGTGACGGTGACCCGCGTTCCGGCCTATTCCCCCTACGCGGTCGCCGAATTTGCCGTCGGGTTGATCCTCAGCCTCAACCGCAAGATTCACCGAGCCTACTCCCGGGTGCGGGAATACGACTTCTCCATCGACGGCCTCGAAGGCTTCGACCTTCACGGGAAGACCGTCGGAATCATTGGCACTGGCAAGATTGGCGTAGTTTTCGCAGGAATCATGAAGGGCTTTGGCTGCAAGCTTCTGGCCTACGACCCCTACCCCAACGAGGAAATGAAAGCTCTTGGGGCCGAGTATGTTTCTTTGGACGATCTCTTCGCCCAGTCAGACATCATCAGCCTGCACTGCCCGCTGATGAAACAGACCCACCACATCATTGGAGCCGAAGCTCTCCCGAAGCTCAAGAAGGGTGTGATGATCATCAACACCAGTCGTGGTGGTCTCATCGATGCCGATGCCGCCATCGAAGGCGTCAAAGAGCGCATCATCGGCGCCTTGGGCCTCGATGTCTATGAAGAGGAGGAAGGCATATTTTTCGAGGACCACTCCGAGGGAATCATGGACGATGACCGACTGCTGCGACTCACCTCCTTTCCCAATGTCTTGATCACGAGCCACCAGGCCTTTTTCACCCGGGATGCCTTGGCCAACATCGCGGATGTGACCATCCGCAACCTCGACCAGTTTGAGGAAGACGGGAAGTGCGAATTTAGCCTCTGAGGAGTGCAAACTTCAGTTGGATATCGCTGATTTTTAGCGGCTTGCGAGGATTTCCGTAGAGAATAAGACCAAGCCGCCCCCCTCCAGCCCCGACACCGTCGGGGCCCCTACAGCCCTCCATGCCATTCGGCAAACTCGAGGTTGCTGACAAGCAAAGAAGGAGTCTGAAATGGGACCATAGCCAAAGTCCCCAGAACCAGAACTCCCCTCATACTTGTAGGAGGGGGGGACCGGCGTCAGCCGGTGGGGAGGTTCCCCGCGTTCGAAAATCCTGGGCGGCCTGGATTCAAACTGAATAGCCCGTGCAAACAGCCCCCTGCTCCCGATGAAAGCATTCAACCTTCGTACCGCAACCGCTCGAAAAATCCCGCCTCTCCGCCCGAGCCTTCGTAAAGAGGCCGTTTGAGGCAATCGATCGGACGATTCAAAATCTTTTCCGTTGCCCTGCCCGAATGTCCTTTTCAGTTTGAGATTGTGGAAGGTGGATACCAAGTCATTGCCCGTCGCTGGAGGCCGAAGCGCTTCGAGGATCTCGTTGGGCAGGAACATATCGTCCGCACGCTCTCGAATGCGATTGAGCGGGAGCGGCTGGCGCACGCCTACCTATTTATCGGCCCCCGTGGCACCGGGAAAACGAGTACCGCCCGCCTTCTCGCCTGCGCCCTGAACGGTTCGGAGAAACCTACGGTCAACTTCGATGCCGATTCCGACTTGGTTCAGGCAATAATGGGGGGCAGTTGCATGGATGTCATCGAGATCGATGGTGCCTCCAACAACTCCGTCGAGCAGGTTCGCGACCTCCGCGAGGATTGCCAATACCGCCCATCCCAGTGCCCCTTCAAGATCTACATCATCGACGAGGTGCACATGCTCTCGCAGGCGGCTTTCAACGCTCTCCTCAAGACTCTCGAAGAACCTCCCCCTCACGTTAAATTCATTTTTGCGACGACTGAGAGCAATAAAGTGCTCCCGACCATCGTCTCCCGCTGCCAACGCCTCGAATTTCGCCCGATCGACGATGCAGAAATCGTCCGTCGCCTCGGGGAGATCTCCAAAGCTGAGGAAATTAAGGTCGAGGACTCCGCCCTGCGGGCCATCGCCAAGCTGGCCAACGGTGGAATGCGCGATGCACAGTCCATTCTCGATCAATTGATTTCCTTCTGCGGCACCGAAATCAGCGAAGGGGATGTCCTCTCCGTCTTCGGGATGGCCGGCGAAGCGGACTTGGCCAAACTCGGACGCTCCCTCGCCGAGAGCGACTACGAAGGCCTGGTTTCCTGTGCCGACCGCTTCAGCCGCGAAGGGAAGGACCTTTCCCGGATCCTTACCGATCTTTCCGGACTCATCCGGGAAGCCCTGCTGGAAGCCATTCGTTCGGGGGGATCGAGCAACAAGCTGGGCCCGGTTCTCGAGATCGAACCTCTTCTGCGCATCCTCGACGCCCTCAAGGCGGGGGAACGGGCCGTGCAAAAGGGCCTCTCTGAACGCGTCAATTTTGAGGTTACGCTCCTTCGCGCCGTCGACCACGCCCGCACTCGACCCATCGATACTGTGATTCGCCAAATCAGCGACCTCGTTGGAACTGAACCTGCGGGTCAAAAAAAAAATTGAGCGAGTCCCCCCGGGCCGTGAACCCGTAAAAGAGGCCGCAACGGCCTCTCCTCCCCCCTCAGAGAAACCTCCAGAGCCCGAAAAATCGGACGACGAGGAGGTAGATTCCGGAAATCTCGAGGATACCACGGACTACTCTCCCCACGCCATCTATGGTTCGGATGAAGAGGATTCCAACGAACCTCCCCCCGACTACGAACCTCCCAAGCCCAAGAAGGCTCGGAAGCCCAAGCAATGGGAAGATGGGGAACACATCGACCTCGAAGCGGCCGTGGCAGAGGCCTCCGACCTCCCGGTCTCCGTCAACGAATTGGAGGCTCTCATCGCCAAAACTCCGCCCGAACTCCGCAAATTCCTCGAAGATGAGTTCAGTGCCGAATTTCTTGGACCCATTGTCGTCGATCCGAAAAAATTAGACTAACCATTCATCCAGCCATGACCGATCCATCCTCCACTTCTTCGCCATTCCCCCCGAAGCTCGCCCCGTCGATGCTCGCGGGGAATCACGCCAATCTTCGTGACGGCTTGGAGAAGATCTTAAAGCTACCAATCGAATGGCTGCACCTGGACATCATGGATGGCCACTTCGTTCCCAACCTGAGTTTCGGCCCCAAAACCATCGACGACCTGCGACCCATTGCGCCGGACCTTTTCTTCGACACCCACCTGATGCTGGCCCGCCCCGATCTCATGATCGATGCCTTTGCCAAGTCCTCTGACCAAATTACGATCCACGTCGAACCCTTCTACCCCATTCGCGAGACCCTACACGCCATTCGCGACAAAGGCCTCAAAGCCGGGCTCGCCCTCAACCCGGGCACTCCTCTCGAACGAGCTCTCCCTTTTCTCGAGGAAATCGATCTCCTCCTCCTCATGACCGTCCAACCGGGATTCGGAGGACAGTCTTTCCGCACCGAGGTCTTGGAGAAAATCCAAGCCGCCGACCAGATTCGCCGGGAGAAAGATCTCCCCTTCCGCATCGAAGTCGATGGAGGCGTCGACGCCGAAACCGGCCCCCAATGCCGTCAAGCCGGGGCCGATACCTTTGTCTGCGGAACCGCCTTCTTCAAAGCGGACAATCTCGAGAAATTCCGCCAGGGAATCGAAGAGTAACATCGAGGCCCCCAAAAAGCCGCCCTTAGAATCAGTTACTCGATTCGCTAGGATCACCAGGAATGATCGAGCCGGTAGCCGTGAAGGCCATGAACAAGACGTGGCCCGCCAGCCGCCTAGGTGGGCGCTAAAGCAACCCACCCACAGTGAAGGGATCAAAACCTCCGAACCCTCGCTCAAATTTTCTCAGAAATGTGCTGAACCCACATTTCCATAAGCCATGCGGTTGGAGAGGCCAGAGAGGAGGCTGTTCCGGGCCCGTGCCGGCAACGACAGTGTCCTTCTCTACTGGGAGATGGAAACCACCAACGACCGCCGATGTGGGCGGTCACGGTGTTCCCAGAGGAAGATTCCCTGCCAGGTTCCGAGAGCGAGCCGACCATTGATCACCGGAATGGATTCCGAGGAACGGGTCAGGACCATTTTAATGTGGCTCGGCATATCATCCGGCCCCTCGAGAGTATGCTCGTAGCCCGTGCCATCGGGGACCATCTCATCCATATACCGCTCCAAATCCGCCTGCGCAGTCGGATCCGCATTCTCCATCAAGACCAAGCTGCAGCTGGTATGACGGCAAAAAACAAGCGCCAGCGCCTCTGAGGCACCCGCGCTTGAGACCGCTGATTGAACGCGGTCGGTGATTTCATACAATCCTCTCCCCCCTGTTTCGACCGAGAACGTGTTGTTCGTGACCGACACCGGGAACTAGGGAAAGGAAAACCGTTCGAGGTCTTAGGCCTTAACGACCTTGCCCGCTTTCAGGGCTTTAGCCGACACCCAAATCCGCTTCACTTGCCCGTTGGGCATGCGAACGCGAACCCGTTGCAGGTTGGGTCGGAAGGTGCGTTTGGAATTCTTCACGACGTGCGTGCCGATCCCTCCGCTCTTCTTGGATTGACCCTTGCGAGTGATTTTACCTCCCCGAATGGGACGACGACCTGTGATTGCGCAAATTCTAGACATGATGAATCTTGGGAAAACGGAGAAGAAAAACGGGTTGATCCCTATCGGGCAACCCTAAAGCGATAAAAAAAACACGCGCCTCAAAGGCGCGTGTTTAAAAAACGCTTTCTTGGGCTGGCGTGATACGCATTACGCACAGGAAGCCATACGCCCGCGTTATTAACTTTGTCTTGAATCCTGAAAAAACTAAAAGGCCAGCATCTCAATGTGTCAACGCTTCTGAAGGTTCAAACAAGACACAACCGGGCACTTTCCGATAAAGGTTCTCAAAAATTACAACGCGACCGGAAAGCTCTTTTCTTTTTGGTTTTCCACAGCGTCAAAAATGCGCTAATATCCGAGCCATGCCAAAGCAAGTTTCATTCGCATTCGACATCGGCCATGCCAGCATTGGTTGGGCAGCTATCAAGAAGAACGGTGCGGTCCCGGAACTTCTTGGTTGCGGAGTCGTGACCTTCAGACCTGACGATTGTCAAAACCACCAGCGTGCGGCATTTCGTCGAGGACGCCGTCACATCGCAGCGACCCGAAACCGGATGAAGCGCTTAGAGAGTCTTTTGCTTCACCTAGAAGTATTGTCGAAAATTGATATCCAAAATGCCCGTGAGAACCCCCACCCTTGGCCATGGCTACTTGCTGCACAGATTCTAACTGGTCAGCGCCAAGCTCTAACTTGGGCAGAGCTATGGGCGGTGATTCGCTGGTATGCACACAACCGCGGTTATGATGGAAACGCGCTCTGGTCGGGCGAAGAAAATGAGGACGATAAGGAGGACACACAGAAGGTGGAAAACGCCAATCGCTTGATGGGCCTTTATCAAACCTCAACCATGGCAGAAACCGTTTGCGCCTTTCTTGGAGTCGATCCCGCAAACACAAAAAATCCTTCTCTCGAATCCTATTTCAAAGGCCAGGATGCCGCCTTTCCTCGATCAGTTGTGCGAGCAGAAGTCGTTCGAATTCTGGAAGTCCACTTCGAAAAACTGCCAAGGTGCGATAAGGCATTTGTCGAGGCGCTCTGTGGCGCAGAAAGAGATTCTTGGAAACGCATTCCCTGCCCATCCATCCGCCTACCCAAACGATTTCACGGAGGTTTGCTTTTCGGGCAAATGGTTCCCCGATTCGACAACCGCATTATTCCTCTCTGCCGGATCAGTGGAGAAAAAACACCGGACAAGAACTGTCGGGATTTTTACCGCTTCCGGTGGGGAATGCTTCTCTGCAATCTAAGGGTTTCTGATGACGAAACAGAATCCCGTCGTCTAAACGCCGCGGAACGGCAACTGGTCCATCAGGCGATACAAATCAACGGATACCTTACGCCTACCGGTTTGAAAACTGCCATAGAAAAGGCAACCGGAGCCACTCCGATCAATGTGGATCAGATGTTCATGACTCCGGAAATGGAAAAAGCGCTGGTCCTCGATCCCGTTCGACGTGAGATCTCTTCGCAGAAAATCTCCCCGATTTGGGAGACCATTCCCGAACGCTTCCAAAAGAGATTCGCCGGACGGCTATTTAAGAATCGCAGAGCTAGTTTGGCTCAATGGAGGGAGGATCTCGCCGAGGGCGGCGTAGAGCTTTCAGCTTTCGACCAGAGCGTTGAGTACAGTTATGAAGCCTATGCGAAGCGTAAGAAAAAACAAAAACTCGACCTACCCGAATTTTGCAGCGAGAGAATCTCCGTAGCATCCGCTAGTGGAAGAGCCCCCTATTCGCGTACACTCATGGCTGAAGCTTGGGAAGCTGTATTCGATGACAGTAAGCCGGATCCCAAAGACCGGGGTGGATGCCTGGAAGAATCCTTAGAAGTCGTGACCAGGCAAATTCAGAGATCGATTGACGAGAAAACGAACAACCACCTAGTCCGCCATCGTCTTTTGATTTTTCAGGAATTGCTCAAGGATTTAATCAAAAATTATGCGGACGATGACTCAGCGAACGTCGATATAGTAGCTCTGGAAGTCATTCGGGATCTGCAAGAATTTTCTGCCAAAACAGCCAAAGAGAAAGCCCAATTAATGGGTCTAAAACTCGCCGACCACCGCAGAGCCGTAAAGCTAATCGAGAAGGAGCTGGAAAAATATGGTGGGGAATACCGGATCAGCGCAGGCTTAATCAAAAAGGTTCGTATCGCGACGGACTTGAATTGGACCTGTCCTTTTACCGGAAAACACTACTGCTTCGACGACTTAGTAAGAGGCAATGTCGATAGAGAACACATTATTCCGCGCTCGTGGCGACCCAGCGATGCCCTCGATGCTCTGGTTCTCACTTGGCCCGAGGTAAATCGATTGAAGGGCCAGCGCACTGCTTGGGAATTTATGGAACAGCAAAACGGCGGACAAGTTCCAGGGACAGATCTACGACTTCAGCCCCTCGCAAACTACGAAAAATTCGTCGATTCGCTAAAACCGAGATTCGATCCTCGCAAAGGACAACGGGACTTCATCGACGACGATCTCCGAAAATATCGGCGTAAGATGCTCTTACGCGTCAAGCACTTCGATAAACGAAAAAAGCCGGAGGGCGAAGCAGGCGGATTTACGGGCCGAGACCTCACCCAAACAAGCCACCTAAACAAACTGGCAGTATTGCAGGCTCGGGATATCCTTGATCGACCCTACGACGACACGGTGTGGAGTCTGGCTGGCAGCGTTACAGCCGCCGTCCGCAAGGCTTGGAAGCTTGAAGGCTGCCTTGCCCGGGCTTGCCCCGAAACGGAAGGTAAAACGAAAACGGATATTCGCGAAATAACCCATCTGCATCATGCACTGGACGCGGTTACTATCGGATTGGCAGCCTTCTACTTTCCGAAGAACGGTAAACTCTGGGACTTGATGAGTCGACGCCAGATCTCGCGTAAAGAAGATCAAACCGAATTCGAATCCCTCAGCCGCTTGCCTATCCGCTTTACGAAGAACGGTAAATGGGAAGTTCCCGAGGTGCGTCCTAAGCTCAAGAACCAAATCTCCGAACGACTGTTGGAAAAACGCGTAATTCAGCATCAGCCGAAGACCATGCGCGGTCTGAAAGTACAGCAAAATACATGGAGGGTTCTTCACGAAGACCCACAGGATGAGAATAAGATGGTCATCACGATTGCTAATCGCGATGAGAACAAGAAACGAAAGCGAAGCACCAAAACCGAGCGAAAAAGCAAGCTTCTCGGACTCAGGCCAAAGGGCGAACAAGGAAAGTTGGCTAAACTGAAGGGAAGTTTGATCATCGAAGAAAATTACGGCGTGATTCTTGATCCAGAAATTCGAGTCCTTCCCCACCTCAATGTCTTCGAAGAAATCGCAAATGCCAGAAAGACCAATGGAGGCGTCAATCCACGAGTAATTCGCGGCGGTAGTCTCATTAAAGTAGAGAAAGGTCGGTATGAAGGTGTTTGGAAGGTCTTCTCGATCAAAGACGCCAAGGCTGGATTTCTCATCGACATGGCCTCTCCCGAAATAGTGAAAGCAGCCAATAAAGTTCGAGGATGCGTGATGAATGCGCGATTGAATAGCTTATTGAAGGGTAGACTAACAATTCTCGAACCTGACTATACGGGTCATTTCGAGTGACGACATGTCCTACCACATCGTCAACATCGACTCTCCCCGCTGCAGCATCAGTTGCAAACACGGTCAGTTGACCTGTACGAACAAAGACGGAAGTCGCCAGCAAGCTCCCATAGAAGATATCGCGGCAATCGTCATAACGAGCTTTTCCGCTCAACTTCACAGCCACCTATTACTCGAAGCTGCCAAGCACGGAGTTGCTCTTGTCATCTGTGAACGTTTCCAACCAATAAGCCTCCTTCTTCCAGCAAATCGCTCCACCGACACCCTTCTGACAAAAGCCGCTCTCAGTCTCGACAAAAAAAAAGTCGATACTCTCTGGAGAAAAACCGTCGATGCGAAGTGTGCAAACCAGGCATCGCTCGCAGCTGAAATGGCTCCAAACCATCCAAAGATAGAAACGCTACGAAAAAGAGCTGCAAGCAAAGCGCCCGGAAAAGAAAGCACCTGCGCTCGCTACTATTGGGGCATTTATGCCGAATCTCTTCATTTGGAAAATTTCAAACGTGGACGGGAGGAAGGAGGGGCGAACGATCTACTCAACTTCGGCTACGCAGTGC
This region of Puniceicoccus vermicola genomic DNA includes:
- the cas9 gene encoding type II CRISPR RNA-guided endonuclease Cas9 (Cas9, originally named Csn1, is the large, multifunctional signature protein of type II CRISPR/Cas systems. It is well known even to general audiences because its RNA-guided endonuclease activity has made it a popular tool for custom editing of eukaryotic genomes.); its protein translation is MPKQVSFAFDIGHASIGWAAIKKNGAVPELLGCGVVTFRPDDCQNHQRAAFRRGRRHIAATRNRMKRLESLLLHLEVLSKIDIQNARENPHPWPWLLAAQILTGQRQALTWAELWAVIRWYAHNRGYDGNALWSGEENEDDKEDTQKVENANRLMGLYQTSTMAETVCAFLGVDPANTKNPSLESYFKGQDAAFPRSVVRAEVVRILEVHFEKLPRCDKAFVEALCGAERDSWKRIPCPSIRLPKRFHGGLLFGQMVPRFDNRIIPLCRISGEKTPDKNCRDFYRFRWGMLLCNLRVSDDETESRRLNAAERQLVHQAIQINGYLTPTGLKTAIEKATGATPINVDQMFMTPEMEKALVLDPVRREISSQKISPIWETIPERFQKRFAGRLFKNRRASLAQWREDLAEGGVELSAFDQSVEYSYEAYAKRKKKQKLDLPEFCSERISVASASGRAPYSRTLMAEAWEAVFDDSKPDPKDRGGCLEESLEVVTRQIQRSIDEKTNNHLVRHRLLIFQELLKDLIKNYADDDSANVDIVALEVIRDLQEFSAKTAKEKAQLMGLKLADHRRAVKLIEKELEKYGGEYRISAGLIKKVRIATDLNWTCPFTGKHYCFDDLVRGNVDREHIIPRSWRPSDALDALVLTWPEVNRLKGQRTAWEFMEQQNGGQVPGTDLRLQPLANYEKFVDSLKPRFDPRKGQRDFIDDDLRKYRRKMLLRVKHFDKRKKPEGEAGGFTGRDLTQTSHLNKLAVLQARDILDRPYDDTVWSLAGSVTAAVRKAWKLEGCLARACPETEGKTKTDIREITHLHHALDAVTIGLAAFYFPKNGKLWDLMSRRQISRKEDQTEFESLSRLPIRFTKNGKWEVPEVRPKLKNQISERLLEKRVIQHQPKTMRGLKVQQNTWRVLHEDPQDENKMVITIANRDENKKRKRSTKTERKSKLLGLRPKGEQGKLAKLKGSLIIEENYGVILDPEIRVLPHLNVFEEIANARKTNGGVNPRVIRGGSLIKVEKGRYEGVWKVFSIKDAKAGFLIDMASPEIVKAANKVRGCVMNARLNSLLKGRLTILEPDYTGHFE
- a CDS encoding secondary thiamine-phosphate synthase enzyme YjbQ, coding for MSVTNNTFSVETGGRGLYEITDRVQSAVSSAGASEALALVFCRHTSCSLVLMENADPTAQADLERYMDEMVPDGTGYEHTLEGPDDMPSHIKMVLTRSSESIPVINGRLALGTWQGIFLWEHRDRPHRRSLVVSISQ
- the rpmB gene encoding 50S ribosomal protein L28, whose translation is MSRICAITGRRPIRGGKITRKGQSKKSGGIGTHVVKNSKRTFRPNLQRVRVRMPNGQVKRIWVSAKALKAGKVVKA
- the cas1 gene encoding type II CRISPR-associated endonuclease Cas1, whose amino-acid sequence is MSYHIVNIDSPRCSISCKHGQLTCTNKDGSRQQAPIEDIAAIVITSFSAQLHSHLLLEAAKHGVALVICERFQPISLLLPANRSTDTLLTKAALSLDKKKVDTLWRKTVDAKCANQASLAAEMAPNHPKIETLRKRAASKAPGKESTCARYYWGIYAESLHLENFKRGREEGGANDLLNFGYAVLLSLLLQKLFAYGLDPTLGISHEIRERSTPLAYDLMEPFRPCVDWRVARWLQEETGMGDYRVDGKFRRYVTDFTMERIGYLGIEMDFRNCLESVVRSFRQAVMTGQTRTYKPWTPPNSKWAG